The following DNA comes from Ooceraea biroi isolate clonal line C1 chromosome 11, Obir_v5.4, whole genome shotgun sequence.
GGACACCACTCCGTTGATCAGGCCAGCTCCAAAGAAAATGCAGAGGGTAATCGCCAAGTATGACTTTGAGGGCAACGATTCCGAGGATCTGCCATTTAGAAAAGGTATGGTTTACTCTTTCTCGTTCCACCTCGGTTATTCGGTAGAGTAGCGTGTTACCAGAGTTGTGATTGCAAGATACATGTGCGATGTCTACTCGTTATCTAGGTGATATACTCACTGTAATATCAAAGGACGAAGAACAGTGGTGGACAGCTAGAAACAGTGTCGGACAGACTGGTTCGATACCAGTTCCATACGTTCAGAAGTACGACGAGGACAGCCACatgataattgaaaataactCACGACCCGAGAGCGGCGGTAGTTCCGGCTCCAACTCGAATTCAGGACCCATGTCACAGGTGTCGCACGCGGAGACGGTGGGACAGGCGGCTGCGACGCGGCGGTCGAACATTCAAAGAACGTTACCAGCCTTCGCGAAAGTGAAACAGGCGAGGGTGCCAAACGCGTACGACAAAACTGCACTCAAATTAGAAGTAGGTGACATGATCAAAGTGACAAAGACTAACATCAACGGTCAGTGGGAAGGCGAGTTACACGGGAAGGTTGGACACTTCCCGTTTACGCACGTAGAATTCGTAGACAATGAGACTGGCGAGAACAATCAGGAGATTTAACAAAAGTTCTCCAAGTGTGATGCGTCGCACGAGTGACGAGAGCACGAGGGACTCGTACAGTATCAAAAATTAGGTTATTGATAACATACTTATTATATGTACCATCGCATGGATGTTTCGGTTTATGCATCCACATCTGAACAATCGTATCTGCATCTGACGGCCGTGTATTACGAATAAACCCCCAATCTTTGTGCAATATGTTCAAGTATGAGAGTCGTTGAGAGATTTGCGTTGACATCTCTGCAGTTTATTGATCACTTAGTCACTTGTCACGATTCAATCTTGTGGTATATGCTGCTAATTGCCCAAAGCACAATTATAATTCTGTAGGATTATTAAGTACGTGAATGAgtaatgaaacaatatatatatatatatagttttattatgcattcatgtagagatatatacatatgtataatatatatacgtgtaatgAATGTTTATGTTTGCacgtgtgtatatgtacacGCGCACGTGTAactttattactttgttaaaataacaaagaaaacatttttcttgtaaTATAGGAAAGATGTCGAGTACCATGTACGCGTAACTTGATTAATCTCTTTATGTAGGAAATGTATTGATTTAACATTTACGCACgtagaattttttttattattttctagaaACTTCAACTATGCTTGAACTTTGAGAGAAGATTCGGCATAATATCTCTATTCGCGTTCAACACTCGCACTCGTTGATTCATAAAAGGCATTGTGTTGTAGATAAGCTCAAGTTATGCTTTAGTTATGAAAATTCAACGATGAAGGAAGGGCGTGCTTCTTGAAATATACATAACTGTCAGCGAATATCACGTATTAGAATGGCACATTTGCTCTGCTCTGTGAACATGTGGTAATATCTTCTAGTCATACACAGTGACTATGATGAAAGCATACTGCGTATATTCGCTCATCGCTATTTTTCATCCTACTCTCGCCAACTTTTCCGGCAAAATGTTTGCGTAATGCTCAGATACGGTGGAAAACAAATTATACACGCACGCGGATAGAGCTGTGTGTCCTCTGGAGGCTATATCTTTGTCATGGTACATATAATACTTGTTAGCCATTGGTTGTGCCACAATTGGAGCAGCACCCTTGTGCtagaaatttctatttatatgaCGGGAAGAGTAACTGTGTGTCAAAGTTAACCATAATTATACGCAGAATTCATTGAGAAACGTTTTAACGGCAATTCCTTGGACGATTATTGCATTTGCGAGCAATTTTtcattagaaaataattggTTCTGTGACTGTCAAGGGTATCTgccattaaaatgttttccgATATTTCAGTCAAACGCCTTATGTATCGGGGctctacaataaattaaacgataattGAAGATTGTagtaatatttgaaaaaggAATGGAGCAAACTTGTATTACTGatcatatttacttttttaataatattttttgcaatataatttctctcaTCATGCGCAATTATGATGCTCGATGTTGCGTCGTTccatcttttaattttatatatgcatttgACATTTCCGTCatctcatcatcatcgtcatcgtcatcatcatcatcagcagcagcagcagcatcagcATTGTCATCGTCATTCGTCATCTTCGTAGTTATAAAAGTCTATAAATTCCCTAATTTTCATGAAACTGTACGCAGTATTAAGATATATGAAACTGGAAGTATTCcatatcaataaaattatgtattagaGGCAAGATTCTCTTTCGcgtttaatgtttaaataaataaacggataaaatacaaaatgctcgaatttgtatatattttttgcatccACTTCAATATTTGCGCAATAATGAGACAGGCCGAGTAAGCAGGTAGCAAGCAGTTCCTTGTCAGCCATTACGAGAATCGAGAATCGAGCCACATATTTGTACAGAATCAGACGTGGTCTGGAATGT
Coding sequences within:
- the LOC105274618 gene encoding adapter molecule Crk, which encodes MAATFDQYDKSSWYFGAMSRQDASDLLMGEKEGGVFLVRDSTSIHGDFVLCVREDSKVSHYIINKIQQGDQIRYRIGDQMFPDIPSLLAFYKLHYLDTTPLIRPAPKKMQRVIAKYDFEGNDSEDLPFRKGDILTVISKDEEQWWTARNSVGQTGSIPVPYVQKYDEDSHMIIENNSRPESGGSSGSNSNSGPMSQVSHAETVGQAAATRRSNIQRTLPAFAKVKQARVPNAYDKTALKLEVGDMIKVTKTNINGQWEGELHGKVGHFPFTHVEFVDNETGENNQEI